In the Pseudodesulfovibrio senegalensis genome, one interval contains:
- a CDS encoding MerR family transcriptional regulator: MQRQSKYMSLREVGRRLDIPPSTIVYYKDKFQRFIPSSGGEGRRRRYPMEALEIFRRIREMFGENWTVEQIENELALKFSGLVNNDQRDQRLTNVAGASSSGLEAVLAKISDALDDQGLFRSEIRSLRDEVRGLRDEYADMKQSMSSRVSELELRLKDAVAANERLERIVRGERSGGIAFPDSEYLERPLVIRANGEYLGVQGTGSKHFSLKDFVTLIERSASGARVVDTSWQYTSGNWVLVVKLDDSGRAVQQDIVLVTAQTVTPSGNTVTEIVRLNIDGVDAPDSLLLSLFRQVRTVFGG; encoded by the coding sequence ATGCAACGACAGTCCAAGTATATGAGTTTGCGAGAAGTGGGGAGGAGGTTGGATATACCTCCCTCTACAATAGTGTATTATAAGGATAAATTTCAGAGATTTATTCCGTCGTCAGGAGGTGAGGGGCGGCGCCGACGCTACCCTATGGAGGCTCTTGAAATATTCAGGAGGATACGTGAGATGTTTGGAGAGAATTGGACAGTTGAACAAATTGAAAATGAATTAGCACTTAAATTCAGTGGCTTGGTCAATAATGATCAACGTGATCAACGGTTGACTAATGTTGCTGGGGCTTCATCTTCCGGATTGGAGGCTGTCTTGGCCAAAATATCCGACGCCCTTGATGACCAGGGGTTGTTTCGGAGTGAAATCCGTTCTTTGCGAGATGAGGTTCGAGGGTTGCGTGACGAGTATGCCGATATGAAGCAGAGCATGTCCTCCCGTGTCAGCGAACTCGAATTGCGTCTCAAGGATGCCGTGGCAGCCAACGAGCGGTTGGAGAGAATTGTTCGAGGTGAGCGTTCCGGCGGGATTGCCTTTCCTGACAGCGAGTATCTTGAGCGGCCATTGGTCATTCGTGCAAATGGAGAATATCTCGGGGTTCAGGGGACTGGTTCCAAGCATTTTTCACTCAAGGATTTTGTGACCCTTATAGAGCGAAGCGCTTCCGGTGCGCGAGTGGTTGATACGTCCTGGCAGTATACATCGGGAAACTGGGTGTTGGTTGTCAAATTGGATGACTCGGGCCGGGCAGTACAGCAGGATATCGTTTTGGTGACGGCACAGACAGTCACGCCGAGCGGGAACACTGTTACCGAGATTGTGCGGTTGAATATCGATGGTGTGGATGCCCCTGATTCTTTGCTGCTGAGTCTGTTTCGCCAGGTGCGTACCGTGTTTGGCGGTTGA